A genome region from Gossypium hirsutum isolate 1008001.06 chromosome A04, Gossypium_hirsutum_v2.1, whole genome shotgun sequence includes the following:
- the LOC107931156 gene encoding KH domain-containing protein At5g56140, whose product MTTSDGGGGRYMAYSPSPSAPHSSHLSGLRSVAAAAASSAALLDQEKYLSELLAERQKIIPFMPVLPNTYRLLNQEILRVTTLLGNASVLGQSVLEQASPLASGGIFSNGGADMNGWTSRFQSEMSGLVRPSSAQNWVGSQGSSSGLIVKRTIRVDIPVDSYPNYNFVGRLLGPRGNSLKRVEANTECRVLIRGRGSIKDPTREEMMRGKPGYEHLNEPLHILVEAELPVEIVDARLMQAREILEDLLKPVDESQDFYKKQQLRELAMLNGTLREEGSPMSGSVSPFQNNSLGMKRAKTRG is encoded by the exons ATGACTACATCGGACGGTGGAGGAGGCAGGTACATGGCCTACTCTCCCTCGCCTTCCGCTCCTCACTCTTCCCACCTCTCCGGCCTCCGCTCCGTCGCTGCCGCAGCCGCTTCCTCTGCTGCCCTCCTCGATCAGGAGAA ATATCTCTCAGAGTTATTGGCAGAGCGTCAGAAGATTATTCCATTTATGCCCGTGCTCCCTAATACCTATAGATTGTTGAACCAGG AAATTTTGCGTGTAACTACGCTGTTGGGGAATGCATCAGTTTTAGGTCAAAGTGTGCTTGAACAAGCTAGCCCCCTGGCTTCTGGAGGAATATTTTCAAATGGAGGAGCTGATATGAACGGATGGACTTCACGTTTTCAATCAGAA ATGTCAGGTTTAGTACGGCCCTCTTCGGCACAAAACTGGGTGGGTTCTCAAGGTAGCTCTTCTGGTCTTATTGTTAAGAGAACGATCAGAGTGGATATTCCTGTAGACAGCTATCCTAAT TATAATTTTGTTGGCCGCCTCCTTGGTCCTAGGGGAAACTCTCTCAAGCGTGTGGAGGCAAATACAGAGTGCCGTGTTCTGATAAGAGGGAGGGGCAGTATTAAGGATCCAACTAGG gAGGAAATGATGAGAGGAAAACCTGGGTATGAACATCTGAATGAACCTCTTCATATCCTAGTTGAGGCTGAATTACCAGTTGAAATAGTTGATGCTCGCCTAATGCAAGCCCGAGAGATACTAGAAGATTTGCTCAAGCCTGTG gatGAATCTCAAGATTTCTACAAGAAACAACAGCTGCGAGAGTTAGCAATGCTGAATGGTACTCTTCGCGAGGAAGGTTCTCCCATGTCTGGTTCAGTATCCCCCTTTCAGAACAACAGCCTTGGGATGAAGCGAGCAAAGACAAGGGGGTAA
- the LOC107931189 gene encoding THO complex subunit 3, producing MEEKIAFKNLHSRDYQGHKKKVHSVAWNCTGTKLASGSVDQTARVWHIEPHGHGKAKDIELKGHTDSVDQLCWDPKHADLIATASGDKTVRLWDARSGKCSQQAELSGENINITYKPDGTHIAVGNRDDELTILDVRKFKPIHRRKFSYEVNEIAWNMTGDMFFLTTGNGTVEVLAYPLLRPVDTLMAHTAGCYCIAIDPTGRYFAVGSADSLVSLWDISEMLCVRTFTKLEWPVRTISFNYTGDYIASASEDLFIDISNVHTGRTVHQIPCRAAMNSVEWNPKYNLLAYAGDDKNKYSADEGVFRIFGFESS from the exons ATGGAGGAGAAAATTGCTTTCAAGAATCTACATAGCAGAGACTATCAAGGTCACAAAAAGAAA GTGCATTCGGTAGCCTGGAATTGCACCGGCACCAAGCTTGCTTCCGGTTCCGTCGATCAAACCGCTCGAGTTTGGCATATTGAGCCTCACGGTCAT GGAAAGGCTAAAGATATCGAATTGAAAGGACACACTGATAGTGTGGATCAACTATGTTGGGACCCTAAACATGCTGATCTCATAGCAACTGCATCTGGTGATAAGACTGTTCGTCTATGGGATGCTCGAA GCGGAAAGTGCTCCCAGCAAGCAGAACTTAGTGGGGAGAATATAAACATCACGTATAAACCAGATGGGACGCACATAGCTGTTGGTAATAGG GATGATGAATTAACAATACTGGATGTTCGAAAATTTAAGCCAATTCACAGACGCAAGTTCAGTTATGAG GTAAATGAAATTGCTTGGAACATGACAGGAGATATGTTCTTTTTGACGACTGGAAATG GTACTGTTGAAGTACTTGCTTACCCATTACTTAGACCAGTTGACACCCTCATGGCACATACTGCTGGTTGCTACTGTATTGCAATTGATCCAACAGGAAG ATACTTTGCTGTTGGAAGTGCTGATTCCTTAGTCAGCCTTTGGGATATATCGGAGATGCTTTGTGTGCGAACATTTACTAAGCTTGA GTGGCCTGTCCGGACAATAAGCTTCAATTATACGGGAGATTATATTGCCTCTGCCAGTGAAGATCTATTTATTGATATA TCCAATGTTCATACGGGACGAACCGTGCATCAAATTCCTTGTCGAGCTGCCATGAATAGTGTGGAATGGAATCCAAAATACAATTTACTTGCTTATGCCGGAGATGACAAGAACAAATATTCAGCCGATGAAGGTGTGTTTCGGATATTCGGTTTCGAAAGCAGTTAG
- the LOC107931190 gene encoding uncharacterized protein encodes MAEMANTHIVEIPVDEEHQHKLSSALTTITAIQNHPLMEISRSPGHLLLLKLWQREEDLFNRKIAVKASRLDSIKTQIFQLSCFFLVFHGLFFNVLFTSSVGVRQHHTCKKWWIPSIVSLSTSLVFVFLVQVKLCRYWKVGKQLQRERNDNRALTRCIQELRMKGESFDLSKEPHIGKRMKSSSVEIKWKPLTWCSQYLVTIVIVCISALVFPFCKFMLCGF; translated from the coding sequence ATGGCTGAAATGGCAAATACCCACATTGTAGAAATCCCAGTAGATGAAGAACATCAACACAAGCTCTCATCTGCTTTAACCACAATCACTGCAATCCAAAACCATCCATTGATGGAAATCTCTCGAAGTCCAGGCCATCTTTTACTTCTCAAATTATGGCAAAGAGAAGAAGATCTTTTCAATCGTAAAATTGCAGTTAAAGCATCAAGACTAGATTCCATCAAAACACAAATCTTCCAACTCTCTTGTTTCTTCCTTGTCTTCCATGGCTTATTCTTCAACGTCTTGTTTACATCATCCGTTGGTGTTAGACAACACCATACTTGTAAGAAATGGTGGATACCATCCATTGTTTCGCTTTCGACTTCACTTGTGTTTGTGTTTTTGGTTCAGGTTAAGCTTTGTAGGTATTGGAAAGTAGGGAAGCAATTGCAGAGGGAACGAAATGATAACCGAGCTCTTACTAGGTGTATTCAAGAATTGAGGATGAAAGGTGAAAGCTTTGACTTATCAAAAGAGCCTCATATTGGGAAGAGGATGAAGAGTTCCAGTGTTGAAATTAAATGGAAGCCATTAACATGGTGTTCTCAGTATTTGGTTACTATTGTTATTGTTTGTATCTCGGCTTTGGTTTTCCCATTCTGCAAGTTCATGCTCTGTGGATTCTGA